One Desulfovibrio sp. genomic region harbors:
- a CDS encoding type IV secretion protein Rhs has translation MHTFRSFVALAPLFSILIVLVTGPALSQHSTHRSYDKHGAFTGQTQSNKGESRFYDSHGSFTGKSETNSSGETRMYDSHGNFTGKTSADGRIYDSHGSYQGKMERDSSGGQRFYDAHGNYTGRIDKDGRKYDAHGSYQGQIKQ, from the coding sequence GTGCATACATTCCGCTCCTTTGTGGCATTGGCGCCGCTTTTCTCCATTCTCATTGTCCTGGTCACCGGTCCCGCACTTTCCCAGCATTCCACCCATCGTTCCTACGACAAGCATGGAGCCTTTACAGGCCAGACCCAGAGCAACAAGGGTGAAAGCCGCTTCTACGACTCGCACGGGAGTTTTACCGGAAAGTCCGAAACGAACTCTTCCGGTGAAACCAGAATGTACGACTCCCACGGGAACTTCACGGGCAAGACCTCTGCGGACGGCCGCATCTACGACAGCCACGGAAGCTACCAGGGGAAGATGGAACGGGATTCGTCGGGCGGACAGAGGTTCTACGACGCGCACGGCAACTACACCGGGCGCATCGACAAGGACGGCCGCAAGTACGATGCTCACGGCAGCTATCAGGGCCAGATCAAACAGTAG
- a CDS encoding metal-dependent hydrolase, translating to MRHELTWNGHSNFTLRTDGTTFLIDPFFDGNPKAVLASKDLTHVDYVLVTHDHGDHVGQALEICQATGAKLLAIVETCAKLQSKGLPQEQIVNGIGINIGGSIDLGSVRVTMTQAVHSSESGLPVGYILTLGNGFTLYHAGDTAIFATMELYGKLFSIDMALLPVGGTFTMDARQAAVACKLLRCRQVLPMHWGTFPVLEKNTRAFGLALEDLGVETMLVRSEPGQTIALEKNIFGEDCGCVV from the coding sequence ATGCGTCACGAACTCACCTGGAACGGCCATTCCAACTTTACACTCCGTACCGACGGAACCACCTTTCTCATCGACCCGTTCTTCGACGGCAACCCGAAAGCCGTCCTGGCCTCGAAGGACTTGACCCATGTGGACTACGTTCTGGTTACACACGACCACGGCGACCATGTGGGCCAGGCTCTCGAGATATGCCAGGCCACCGGGGCCAAGCTTCTGGCCATAGTGGAAACGTGCGCAAAGCTTCAGAGCAAGGGGCTGCCCCAAGAGCAGATAGTGAACGGAATCGGCATCAACATCGGCGGCAGCATCGACCTGGGCAGCGTCCGGGTCACCATGACGCAGGCCGTGCACTCCAGCGAATCCGGCCTGCCAGTGGGATACATATTAACCCTGGGCAACGGCTTCACCCTCTACCACGCCGGAGACACGGCCATATTCGCCACCATGGAACTCTATGGGAAGCTCTTCTCCATCGACATGGCCCTTTTGCCCGTTGGGGGCACCTTCACCATGGACGCACGCCAGGCGGCCGTGGCCTGCAAGCTCCTGCGCTGCCGTCAGGTGCTGCCCATGCACTGGGGGACATTCCCGGTTCTGGAAAAGAACACCCGCGCCTTTGGCTTGGCCCTGGAAGACCTCGGGGTGGAGACCATGCTTGTGCGCAGCGAACCCGGCCAGACCATCGCTTTGGAAAAGAACATCTTCGGCGAGGACTGCGGCTGCGTGGTCTGA